In Desulfurobacterium indicum, a single window of DNA contains:
- the purT gene encoding formate-dependent phosphoribosylglycinamide formyltransferase: MIGTPLLKNADKIMLLGSGELGKEVTIEAQRLGIEVIAVDRYQNAPAMQVAHKSYVIDMLDGNAIRAIVEREKPELIVPEIEAIHTPTLLELEKEGYTIIPTAKATRLTMDREGIRRVAAEKLGLKTAKYAFADTIEELAEAVKYVGLPAVIKPIMSSSGKGQSIIRTMAEIEEAWKYAQSTKRGMGTRVIVEEFIEFDTEITLLTVRAVNGTFFCEPIGHLQIKGDYNESWQPAGISEIAKKRAQEIAKKITDELGGLGIFGVELFIKGDDVIFSEVSPRPHDTGMVTMITQDMSEFELHVRAILGFNINPPKLLYSAGASKVILSDVKGWSPGFTGVEEAMAMENVKVRLFGKPNTKPGRRMGVVLAAGNSIEEARKLANEAALKIKVVV, encoded by the coding sequence ATGATAGGAACACCACTTTTAAAAAACGCTGATAAGATAATGCTACTCGGTTCAGGAGAGCTTGGCAAAGAGGTAACCATTGAAGCACAAAGGCTTGGTATAGAAGTTATAGCCGTTGACAGATACCAAAACGCCCCAGCCATGCAGGTAGCACACAAAAGCTACGTTATAGACATGCTGGACGGTAACGCCATCAGAGCAATAGTCGAAAGGGAAAAACCGGAACTGATAGTCCCGGAAATAGAAGCGATTCACACGCCTACACTGCTTGAACTTGAAAAGGAAGGCTATACGATAATACCTACAGCAAAAGCAACAAGACTTACTATGGACAGAGAAGGTATAAGAAGAGTAGCTGCCGAAAAACTGGGACTGAAAACTGCAAAGTATGCCTTCGCCGACACAATAGAAGAACTTGCTGAAGCTGTTAAATACGTGGGACTTCCAGCAGTCATAAAACCGATAATGTCATCGTCTGGAAAAGGACAGAGCATAATAAGAACAATGGCAGAAATAGAAGAAGCATGGAAATATGCTCAAAGCACGAAAAGAGGAATGGGAACGCGAGTAATCGTAGAAGAATTCATAGAGTTTGACACGGAAATAACGCTTTTAACGGTGAGAGCCGTAAATGGAACGTTTTTCTGCGAACCTATAGGTCATCTCCAGATAAAAGGTGACTACAACGAAAGCTGGCAGCCGGCAGGTATAAGTGAAATAGCTAAAAAAAGAGCTCAAGAAATTGCCAAAAAAATAACCGACGAACTTGGTGGACTTGGAATTTTTGGAGTTGAACTGTTTATTAAAGGTGATGATGTGATATTCAGCGAAGTCTCCCCAAGACCGCACGATACAGGAATGGTAACAATGATAACTCAAGATATGAGTGAATTTGAACTTCACGTAAGAGCGATACTTGGCTTTAACATAAATCCGCCTAAATTACTCTACTCTGCAGGTGCGTCTAAGGTTATATTATCTGACGTAAAAGGCTGGAGTCCCGGATTTACAGGAGTTGAAGAAGCAATGGCAATGGAAAACGTAAAAGTAAGGCTGTTTGGTAAACCCAATACAAAACCCGGCAGACGAATGGGCGTAGTGCTGGCAGCCGGAAACAGCATAGAAGAAGCAAGAAAACTCGCCAACGAAGCTGCATTAAAAATAAAGGTTGTAGTGTAA